In Topomyia yanbarensis strain Yona2022 chromosome 2, ASM3024719v1, whole genome shotgun sequence, one DNA window encodes the following:
- the LOC131685241 gene encoding uncharacterized protein LOC131685241, whose protein sequence is MVMSPSRRLSSPGIATHPMNMHLSSLQHSQLQLSSQMHQKLAAGLTPNHMSGFFKSPSTSPGSANANMSNNNNTNNNNNNNHSSSKSHHNSNHSTPSSMPSATELSTHPLNRLQSMQPFDFRKLSAAAAGLSAFTAGLPPPRLSPEVAAAQHHFNQQHAAAAAAYSQATAKRRDSQASDSSPSSRDHAAAAANFMNLSMAGHGLPFSIPPPPPPTSVAMSLANSLNHSAAAMAAAVSGNPLAASFVAQSFPNLLAASAAREQARSKSPLSSHHKMSLKPDKPSDKSDMDKNHHSSSENVLNLSRDLAAAAAANQHLARQGLPGHVSRIAAGLPPGVHLKKPQSPSKRQWGALPPNLGTQFVNPATGKKRVQCNVCFKTFCDKGALKIHFSAVHLREMHKCTVEGCSMMFSSRRSRNRHSANPNPKLHSPHLRRKISPHDGRSAQPHPILLPSAGMPLPNGLNPLHPFAPFPFPGDMRHPSLSALEFKANMEASMHRRLQEQEKHRENQRHSLSPENYRYRSPLGDNPDKYLSPGQHLGGGSSIGSHLDDDDDDDDDPNGIVIDGNDDDDDVHGFDMSLSSESEDVKSYRHSGTPDPDYDEEQVNHRRDEPMSHGENEPQDFSLSKMKSEKLSLSSDGDEIASNVDSNEDSSVNDSQTARDEMNAFLSINKRKRKSLNPIKCAIPSERMSAGSGHLSDENDEKDGEEERAEPLMKKIKLEQQQQQSEALALVHEKRDRIISPKPNGDNNHLDEDAPMKIKSEPSDHQDEAENLSLDLSKKRSTPDVNANDAKFTKYSIDVKPASELMENPMSLVRPKKETEVEHEAEDLRRPGSADSKKSGESLDSANTLRRLENLSHGPLNEMMMQRGGLPQFPPLSYLMNAAPPSPARSRSSSPNPETSPQQDIDSDDNVDYCEEGNCFSDPNVPLDKDNPKKCSACGRMFQNHFAVKTHYQNVHLKLLHKCNIDGCNAAFPSKRSRDRHASNLNLHRKLLSTSSDSNDTVLTMEKQFHGFPGPLQTEFLARLYADSQKFPMNLEAFKNHFPNAGAYADHFLNGAGQRFPPAAANPFLFPPLGGLAGFPGLSQFSHLLPHPLNGISSHLAGGRMSRSDSPISACSPPSNINIPSPMSQHQDHDQDRHSAAAAAALLSHSRSPAATPSEEARKSQKTPDSLS, encoded by the coding sequence ATGGTTATGTCGCCAAGCAGACGACTATCATCGCCAGGAATCGCCACGCATCCCATGAATATGCATTTGAGCTCGCTGCAACACTCCCAGCTGCAATTGTCCTCTCAAATGCATCAGAAGTTGGCAGCCGGACTGACGCCGAACCATATGAGTGGATTTTTCAAGAGTCCATCGACCTCTCCGGGCAGCGCCAATGCTAATATGAGCAACAATAACAAcaccaataacaacaacaacaataaccaCAGCAGCAGCAAAAGTCATCACAACAGCAATCACAGCACACCAAGCAGCATGCCGTCGGCAACCGAACTGTCCACGCATCCGCTGAACCGTCTCCAATCGATGCAACCGTTCGATTTCCGCAAACTGAGCGCAGCCGCTGCTGGACTGAGTGCATTTACAGCTGGTCTGCCACCGCCGAGGCTAAGTCCGGAGGTTGCCGCAGCACAGCATCACTTCAACCAACAGCATGCTGCAGCCGCTGCTGCGTACTCTCAGGCTACGGCCAAGCGCCGTGACTCGCAAGCTTCCGATTCATCGCCAagctcgcgcgatcatgcaGCTGCGGCCGCCAACTTCATGAATCTGTCGATGGCTGGTCATGGACTGCCGTTCTCGATCCCGCCGCCACCACCACCGACCTCGGTTGCCATGTCGCTTGCCAACTCCCTGAACCATTCGGCAGCTGCAATGGCGGCGGCCGTATCCGGCAATCCACTGGCGGCAAGCTTCGTTGCACAGTCCTTCCCCAACTTGTTGGCTGCTTCCGCAGCTCGTGAACAAGCTCGCAGTAAGTCACCTCTTTCCTCGCATCACAAGATGTCACTAAAACCGGACAAACCATCCGACAAATCCGACATGGACAAGAATCATCACAGCAGCAGTGAAAATGTGCTGAACCTCAGCCGAGACTTGGCAGCGGCCGCCGCCGCCAATCAACACCTAGCTCGGCAAGGTCTTCCCGGTCACGTGAGCCGTATCGCGGCCGGTCTCCCACCCGGTGTCCATCTCAAGAAACCACAATCCCCCAGCAAACGTCAATGGGGAGCGCTTCCACCGAACCTGGGAACCCAGTTCGTGAATCCGGCGACCGGCAAGAAACGAGTCCAGTGCAACGTCTGcttcaaaacattttgtgatAAAGGCGCCCTCAAAATCCACTTCTCCGCCGTCCATCTGCGCGAAATGCACAAGTGCACCGTCGAAGGTTGCAGCATGATGTTTAGTTCGCGACGTTCGCGCAACCGTCACAGCGCCAATCCGAACCCAAAACTTCACTCGCCCCACCTCCGTCGGAAGATCTCTCCGCACGATGGTCGCAGCGCTCAGCCACATCCCATCCTGTTACCATCAGCCGGGATGCCACTCCCCAATGGACTCAATCCGCTGCATCCATTCGCTCCGTTCCCATTCCCGGGAGACATGCGACATCCTTCTCTTTCCGCCCTCGAGTTCAAAGCCAACATGGAAGCTAGCATGCATCGCCGCCTGCAGGAACAGGAGAAACACCGCGAAAACCAGCGGCATTCGCTTAGTCCGGAGAACTATCGCTACCGTAGTCCGCTGGGCGATAACCCGGATAAGTATCTTTCGCCGGGACAGCACCTCGGCGGTGGAAGTTCCATCGGAAGCCACctggatgatgatgatgacgatgatgatgatccGAATGGAATCGTTATCGATGGAAACGATGACGACGATGATGTGCATGGTTTCGATATGTCGCTCAGCTCGGAATCCGAAGACGTCAAGTCATATCGTCACTCCGGTACTCCGGATCCGGACTACGACGAAGAGCAGGTGAATCACCGACGGGACGAACCGATGAGCCACGGTGAGAACGAACCGCAGGACTTTAGTTTATCCAAAATGAAGTCGGAGAAACTATCGTTATCATCCGACGGAGATGAGATTGCAAGCAATGTCGACAGTAACGAGGATTCTTCGGTTAACGATTCCCAGACGGCTCGCGATGAGATGAATGCCTTCCTCTCGATCAACAAACGTAAGCGAAAGAGTCTGAATCCGATCAAGTGTGCGATCCCGTCGGAGCGAATGTCTGCCGGGTCGGGACATTTGTCGGACGAGAATGACGAGAAAGATGGTGAAGAGGAACGAGCGGAACCGTTGATGAAGAAGATTAAGCTGgaacaacagcaacagcagagTGAAGCGTTGGCGCTGGTTCACGAGAAACGTGATCGAATAATTTCGCCAAAACCTAACGGAGATAATAATCACCTGGACGAGGATGCACCGATGAAGATCAAATCCGAACCTAGTGATCACCAGGATGAGGCAGAAAACCTGTCGCTCGATCTGTCGAAAAAACGCTCAACGCCGGATGTTAACGCAAACGACGCAAAATTCACCAAATACTCGATTGACGTGAAACCGGCCTCCGAACTGATGGAAAATCCGATGTCGCTTGTTCGTCCTAAAAAGGAAACCGAAGTGGAGCACGAGGCTGAAGATTTGAGACGACCGGGTTCGGCTGATAGTAAAAAGAGCGGCGAAAGCTTGGATTCGGCCAACACTCTGAGGCGACTCGAGAACCTCTCACACGGACCGCTGAACGAGATGATGATGCAACGAGGTGGCCTGCCACAGTTTCCTCCATTGAGCTACCTTATGAATGCTGCCCCACCGAGTCCAGCACGGTCACGAAGCTCCTCGCCGAATCCGGAGACAAGTCCCCAGCAGGACATTGACTCGGATGACAACGTAGACTACTGCGAGGAAGGCAACTGCTTCAGTGATCCCAACGTACCTCTTGACAAAGATAACCCAAAGAAATGTTCCGCCTGCGGTCGGATGTTCCAGAATCACTTCGCCGTTAAGACCCACTACCAGAACGTGCACCTGAAGTTGCTGCACAAGTGCAATATCGATGGCTGCAATGCGGCTTTCCCGTCGAAACGTAGCCGCGATCGGCATGCTTCGAATTTGAACCTGCACCGGAAGCTGCTCTCCACCAGTTCCGATAGTAACGATACCGTACTTACAATGGAGAAACAGTTCCACGGATTCCCCGGACCTCTGCAGACGGAATTCCTCGCCAGACTGTACGCCGATTCCCAGAAGTTTCCGATGAACTTGGAAGCTTTCAAAAACCACTTTCCGAACGCGGGAGCCTACGCTGACCACTTCCTGAATGGAGCTGGTCAACGATTCCCACCAGCAGCCGCCAATCCATTCCTCTTCCCTCCGCTGGGAGGACTAGCCGGATTCCCCGGCCTATCGCAGTTTTCCCATTTGCTACCGCATCCGCTGAACGGGATCTCATCCCACCTAGCCGGCGGTCGAATGTCCCGCTCCGATTCACCCATCTCGGCGTGTTCACCACCATCAAACATCAACATTCCATCTCCAATGTCCCAGCATCAGGATCACGACCAGGACCGGCATTCGGCGGCGGCAGCGGCAGCACTACTGAGTCACAGCCGCTCTCCAGCGGCCACTCCGTCCGAGGAAGCCCGCAAGAGCCAAAAAACACCGGATTCACTCTCgtga